The following are encoded in a window of Campylobacterota bacterium genomic DNA:
- a CDS encoding uracil-DNA glycosylase, with product MPNRTKNQLNNYFTFLKKQPKGFVYVENELPIKTPDTPCSKQPRLDELKKQCHNCQACPLASQGRSQVVFGRGWAEAQLMFIGEGPGRDEDRLGKPFVGRAGQLLSKIIAAMELDEDNVYITNVVKCRPPNNRAPLPQESGTCKDLLLFKEIDIIQPKVICALGSTAIKALLGDHLAISKVRGQFLDFRGYPLLPTYHPAYLLRNPAEKRTVWEDMKKVLAKLAE from the coding sequence ATGCCAAACAGAACAAAAAACCAACTTAACAATTATTTTACATTTTTAAAAAAACAACCCAAAGGCTTTGTTTACGTGGAAAATGAATTACCTATAAAGACGCCTGACACCCCCTGCTCAAAACAACCACGACTTGACGAACTCAAAAAACAATGTCACAACTGTCAAGCTTGTCCATTGGCATCACAAGGTCGCAGCCAAGTTGTTTTTGGGCGAGGTTGGGCAGAAGCGCAACTCATGTTTATAGGCGAAGGGCCCGGGCGTGATGAAGATCGTCTAGGCAAGCCATTTGTCGGTCGCGCAGGGCAGCTTTTATCAAAAATAATTGCTGCTATGGAATTGGACGAAGACAACGTATACATTACTAACGTTGTCAAATGTCGCCCACCAAATAACCGAGCACCACTCCCCCAAGAAAGTGGAACATGTAAAGATCTTTTGCTTTTCAAAGAAATCGATATCATACAACCTAAAGTTATTTGTGCTCTTGGCTCAACGGCTATCAAGGCGCTACTTGGCGATCATCTCGCTATTTCAAAAGTACGCGGGCAATTCTTAGATTTTCGTGGTTACCCATTATTGCCAACGTACCACCCAGCATACCTATTACGCAATCCAGCTGAAAAACGTACCGTCTGGGAAGATATGAAGAAAGTACTAGCAAAACTTGCAGAATAA